The genomic stretch ATGCCCCTTCAGTTCCTGCCCCTTGCTTTGTGCCTTAGCTCAGAGCAGGCACCCAGGGTAAACGTTTTACATGGATGGGGTGGTGGCTGCCTGCCTGGAGGAGTGCTAAGCAGTTAGGATATAGTTTCCTCTAGAAAACTAAGGATTAAGGGCAGAGATCACGTTTCTCTGCGGAACCAGAGGGGGGTTCTATGAATACCCTAGGGCTATCACAGCTGAATGGGTAAGGGTATGGTGGAATGGGATGGGATACCTATGTCCTTGTCAGCTGATAAACTTTTACTTTTGATGGGCCTTGCCTTTGGTAAGGCTTCTCAATCTGATGGATTGGATGGGGCCAGGATGGTGAATCAGAGGCTTGACCAAGCCTGGGCAGGTCATGCCCCCTGGAGACCTaactttccttatctgtaaaggaCTAAAGATGGCCTCTTAACCTCCCTGGAAATCTAGCATTGACTAAATAAGAGAATGATGAGACAAGTCAATGAGGGAAGGGAGGAACGGAGAGTGGTTAAGTGGATGGGATAATTGATGAAAGgtttaaggaaaagaatgagaaacagcTCAGGCCCCAATTAGAGCTATCAGCCAgcttgcctctttttctttcttattgccttAGTATGGGTCTCATTGTACTTTGGATTCCTGGGGCTGTGTTCTGTGGTAACCGGTGGCTGCATTCTCTTTCTGCACTGGAGGAAGAACTTGCGACGAGAAGAGCGTGCCCAGGAGTGGGTGAAGGTGATGAGAGCCGCCACGTTCACCTACAGCCCCCTGTTATACTGGATTAACAAGCGTCGGCATTATGGCATGAACACAACTGTTAACACAGGCCCTCCCCCTGCTGTCACCAAGACCGAGACTGAGGTCCagaattcagatcctctgtgggAACTGGACGTCCCTGAGAGCAGGAGCTCTGCTGCCCAAGACAGCAGCCCCAAGGTGgaggcccctgcccccccacaACCTGCACTGCAGCTGGTTCCCGGGCAGCCTTTACCTTCCCCAGTGCTGCAGTCCCGGACCAGCTCCCCACTCCTGGTGCCCATCTTTCAGGAGGtgccctttgccccttccctgtgcaaCCTGCCCCCAATGCTGAACCACTCGGTCTCCTACCCTTTGGACACCTGTCCTGAAAGGAATGTCCACTTCCATTCCCTCCCCACGATGGTCCATGAAGACCACTGCTTCAGTGCCAAGGCTTTTGCTTCAGAATTATAGCCACCTCTCACTGAGGGTGGGAGCTGGAAGTATTATGGGCAGAGCAGGAAAATGGAGCGAACCTCGGGGAGGTGGTATTGACACACAGACCAGAACTCATCTGGATGTCACATTATGAAAGACTAAAAAAAGTCCAAGGCTCCCTTGTGTCTTATTTGTCTTTAGGAGGGCAGTGTCCTTCCCCTGTCTGATGGGGGCACTTTGCAAACCTAGCTGAAGGTCACCAACGGGACCTTCATAAATGGGAACAGGAGGGTTGGCTGTGGGGAGACACAATGGAGCTCAACATCCTTCTATTCAGTATTTGAGACCAAAAATgcatgccaggccctgggctaggTATCCAAAGGCACTGCTGTTCTGTGTGACATTAAGCACAGCTGCCACAAGAGTGATAGCTGCTGAGGGTGCGTGAGCTATGGCGATTCACAGTGGTCATGGTCACGTCACAGACAAGCCATCATGAGATCCATGAGCCACACTGCATTGCTGGCTGAATTGCATTCTTTGTTAACGTTGATGATGCACTGAGTTATGGGTATCTCTGCATTATGTCTAATACAAGAATACTGCCAAATGGACATCACAATCCTCCTCTTACAAAGGAAGAGACAGGTTCCAAGGGCATCTGCCATATTGTTTTTATGCTGCAGAGCCAGGTCTCAAATTTCCATCTTCCTGGCATCAAAGTTCTTGGTCTTCTCAGCATCCCCCATAGTATCCCTTCCCTAATGATAAGTCTCGTTAGAAAACACTTGGcaaatgattgtgtgtgtgtctgtagggTGTAATTAACTTGGTCCATGGATTGGCTTAGGAGGACTGGTCATTGAACCCCCTAAAATTACAcacaaaatgtactttttttttgatcttaaaaaaaaagtttttttaatgtttatttttgagagagtgtaagtgggggggagtggggggtggacagatgatccgaagtgggctctgtggtaacagcagCAAGtgcaatgcagggctccaactcatgaaccatgagatcatgacctgagctgaagttggatgctcaaccgactgagccacccaggcacccctcctttttttcttctttttaaaatgtttctcaaatgCATCCATGGACCCTCCAAAAGTAAATATCCACTACATGGggatatttttgtacattttggaaacaatcctaaaagaagagacaaagagaatacTGGCTATGAGGTCTGactttacttactttttaattttttttaatgtttggtttttttttttgagagagaaagagtgtgagtgggggaggggcagagagagagggagacacagaatcagtagcaggctccagtctctgagctgtcatcacagagcctgacatggggctcgaactcacagaccgtgggatcatcacctgagctgaagttggacgcttaactgactgagccacccaggtgccctggtcccACTTTAAAGATAAGAAACCCCAGCTCTCCCCCAGGATATAAAATTTCCCCTTCACTTTAGGCATGAAGAAATCATCTCACCATAATTGTAAATGAGCTAAGCTTTCTGTAGTCTTCCTGAAGGGAAAGGCCACCGATTGTGTATGTTTGCTTCTGTGTGTGAAATCCCAGAACCCTAGCAAACATGCAGAGCTAATTTTTCTCAGTGTATGAAAAAGCCCCAGCCTCTATATGACCACTCTCTTGGAATGGATTTCTCCCACCATCCCCTACCCCTTTAGAAGGCAGTGGAACATTCCTTGTAAACATGCTCTTCCACTGAATCTTACAAAAGCAACTCCCaagaaccaaaaaaaccccaaacacaaaACATCAATGGAGACCTAAGTGGAGCTTGGTTGATacacagaggggaagggactcACTCTTCCCTTGCCCCACCCTCTTCAACACTGCAGACGCCTAAGCAGCAGCCTTCACTTTAGGGCAGATTCTGCAGTTCTTAAAGCAGACTCTTTACCATCTGTTAGTTC from Panthera leo isolate Ple1 chromosome C1, P.leo_Ple1_pat1.1, whole genome shotgun sequence encodes the following:
- the TEX38 gene encoding testis-expressed protein 38 isoform X1, which gives rise to MDSQREDLSLPGVWVSLYFGFLGLCSVVTGGCILFLHWRKNLRREERAQEWVKVMRAATFTYSPLLYWINKRRHYGMNTTVNTGPPPAVTKTETEVQNSDPLWELDVPESRSSAAQDSSPKVEAPAPPQPALQLVPGQPLPSPVLQSRTSSPLLVPIFQEVPFAPSLCNLPPMLNHSVSYPLDTCPERNVHFHSLPTMVHEDHCFSAKAFASEL
- the TEX38 gene encoding testis-expressed protein 38 isoform X2, coding for MVWVSLYFGFLGLCSVVTGGCILFLHWRKNLRREERAQEWVKVMRAATFTYSPLLYWINKRRHYGMNTTVNTGPPPAVTKTETEVQNSDPLWELDVPESRSSAAQDSSPKVEAPAPPQPALQLVPGQPLPSPVLQSRTSSPLLVPIFQEVPFAPSLCNLPPMLNHSVSYPLDTCPERNVHFHSLPTMVHEDHCFSAKAFASEL
- the TEX38 gene encoding testis-expressed protein 38 isoform X3 yields the protein MRAATFTYSPLLYWINKRRHYGMNTTVNTGPPPAVTKTETEVQNSDPLWELDVPESRSSAAQDSSPKVEAPAPPQPALQLVPGQPLPSPVLQSRTSSPLLVPIFQEVPFAPSLCNLPPMLNHSVSYPLDTCPERNVHFHSLPTMVHEDHCFSAKAFASEL